The genomic DNA TCTAAGCAGCGATGCCGGTCAGACATGGTCCGCTTCCGATCTGCCGGGACTGCGCTACGCGTTACGGAAGGGCCAATTTTTGACGGTGCAAGACGATTGGATCACGTTCGCGCCAAATGGCGATGCCTATTACTCAGCTCTTCCGACGACATTAGATAGGCGCCAGCCTATACTTGTCTTCCGCTCAATCGATAAAGGACGCTCCTGGAGCGGCCCCACAGAAGTTGGGGCCGGCGGCTTCGATCAGCCGAAAACGACAGTAGCTTTCCGCGACGGCAAGGTGCGCCTTTACCTTGCGGTGAGCACTGGCAGGGGACGTGCTGTTTGGCTCGTTTCAGACGACAGCGGGAAGTCGTTCAAAGCTCTAGCACCGATTAAGGCTGGTGCTAAGCCCTATCGGGCATTGAACCCATTGGTTTTAGCGGACGGCTCTGTTTTGCTTCCCTATTCGGGGTACCTGCCCCACAGCACACCCAGGGTCTACGTCATGCGGTCTGAGGATGGCGGTCTGACCTTTCAAACGCCTGTGCTTGTGCCGCGAATGGACCGTGCTTCTCAGGATACGTTGAACTTTGCTATTGACCTGTCATATGGCAAAAATCGCGGGGGTATTTACGCAGCCTGGGAGGAAGGAGAGTTCGGCCGCAACATCGCGAGGGAGGGAGATCGGCTCGCCCGGCATGGAATCAGAGCGAGACGGGACGTCATGGTCGCACACTCAACTGATATGGGCCGGACCTGGTCTGCTGCCACGATCCTTCGCGCCGAAGGCCGCGGTCCATCGGATCTCGTCACGATGGCCGTCTCCCGAGACGGCGTCGTTGGTGTACTTTGGGTGCAAAATGAGAGATATGAAGTTGACCAGCGCTCTTATGACGTCTGGTTTGCCGCTTCGGCGGACGGCGGCGAGAGTTTCTGTTCTCCGTTAAGGGTTTCAAGCGAGACTTCCCGGCCTGCCGCAGGGCTTAATCCGGAGTTTTCCTTCGCAAGCGGATGGGGAGGGGGAGATTATATCGG from Terriglobia bacterium includes the following:
- a CDS encoding sialidase family protein, which produces MKIGNLILLKALAVLVAISGSLRSSEIAVSVGPNVRVGQAKSRQAEPYIAAHPKDANSLIISTMERLDAVGGGGFTAQAYLSSDAGQTWSASDLPGLRYALRKGQFLTVQDDWITFAPNGDAYYSALPTTLDRRQPILVFRSIDKGRSWSGPTEVGAGGFDQPKTTVAFRDGKVRLYLAVSTGRGRAVWLVSDDSGKSFKALAPIKAGAKPYRALNPLVLADGSVLLPYSGYLPHSTPRVYVMRSEDGGLTFQTPVLVPRMDRASQDTLNFAIDLSYGKNRGGIYAAWEEGEFGRNIAREGDRLARHGIRARRDVMVAHSTDMGRTWSAATILRAEGRGPSDLVTMAVSRDGVVGVLWVQNERYEVDQRSYDVWFAASADGGESFCSPLRVSSETSRPAAGLNPEFSFASGWGGGDYIGLAASADGSFHAAWIDARDGAFRLYTARIEARR